One Molothrus ater isolate BHLD 08-10-18 breed brown headed cowbird chromosome 14, BPBGC_Mater_1.1, whole genome shotgun sequence DNA segment encodes these proteins:
- the KLHL13 gene encoding kelch-like protein 13 isoform X2: MMWRDSLSLVEEEDPHMKVSLGSSDMGVSAHLQSSKTGTTRFFTSNTHSSVVLQGFDQLRVEGLLCDVTLVPGDGDEVFPVHRAMMASASDYFKAMFTGGMKEQDLMCIKLHGVNKIGLKKIIDFIYTAKLSLNMDNLQDTLEAASFLQILPVLDFCKVFLISGVSLENCVEVGRIANTYNLTEVDKYVNNFILKNFPALLSTGEFVKLPFERLAFVLSSNSLKHCTELELFKAACRWLRYEEPRMEYAAKLMKNIRFPLMTPQDLINYVQTVDFMRTDNTCVNLLLEASNYQMMPYMQPVMQSERTAIRSDSTHLVTLGGVLRQQLVVSKELRMYDEKAHEWKSLAPMDAPRYQHGIAVIGNFLYVVGGQSNYDTKGKTAVDTVFRFDPRYNKWMQVASLNEKRTFFHLSALKGHLYAVGGRNAAGELATVECYNPRMNEWSYVAKMNEPHYGHAGTVYGGLMYISGGITHDTFQKELMCFDPDTDKWTQKAPMTTVRGLHCMCTVGDKLYVIGGNHFRGTSDYDDVLSCEYYSPTLDQWTPIAAMLRGQSDVGVAVFENKIYVVGGYSWNNRCMVEIVQKYDPEKDEWHKVFDLPESLGGIRACTLTVFPPEDNTGSPSRESPLSAP; encoded by the exons ATCCCTGGTGGAAGAGGAGGATCCTCATATGAAAGTGTCTCTTGGCAGCAGCGATATGGGCGTCTCTGCCCACCTGCAGTCTTCGAAGACAGGAACCACCAGATTTTTCACCAGCAATACTCACAGTTCTGTGGTGTTACAG GGCTTTGACCAGCTGCGAGTGGAAGGTTTGCTCTGTGACGTGACGCTCGTTCCTGGAGATGGTGATGAGGTGttccctgtgcacagagcaATGATGGCTTCTGCAAGTGATTACTTCAAGGCCATGTTCACAG GAGGAATGAAGGAACAAGATTTAATGTGCATTAAGCTTCATGGTGTGAACAAAATAGGCCTAAAGAAGATCATTGATTTCATCTATACTGCAAAACTTTCCCTTAACATGGACAACCTTCAGGACACTCTGGAAGCTGCCAGTTTTTTGCAGATTTTACCTGTTTTGGACTTCTGTAAAGTATTTCTTATCTCTGGG GTTTCATTGGAAAACTGTGTTGAGGTTGGGCGAATTGCCAACACATACAATCTCACAGAAGTAGATAAATATGTTAATAATTTCATCCTGAAGAACTTCCCTGCATTATTAAGTACTGGTGAATTTGTGAAACTCCCCTTTGAACGTCTTGCCTTCGTGCTTTCAAGTAATAGCCTTAAGCACTGCACTGAGCTGGAGCTCTTCAAGGCGGCGTGTCGCTGGCTGCGCTACGAGGAGCCCCGCATGGAGTACGCCGCCAAGCTCATGAAGAACATCAGGTTTCCCCTGATGACACCCCAGGATCTTATCAACTACGTTCAGACGGTGGACTTCATGAGGACTGACAACACCTGCGTCAACTTGCTGCTGGAGGCCAGCAACTACCAGATGATGCCGTACATGCAGCCGGTGATGCAGTCGGAGCGGACGGCGATCCGCTCGGACAGCACGCACCTGGTGACGCTGGGGGGggtgctcaggcagcagctggtggtCAGCAAGGAGCTGCGCATGTACGACGAGAAGGCCCACGAGTGGAAGTCCCTGGCGCCCATGGACGCGCCGCGCTACCAGCACGGCATCGCCGTCATCGGCAACTTCCTCTACGTGGTGGGCGGCCAGAGCAACTACGACACCAAGGGCAAGACGGCGGTGGACACGGTCTTCAGGTTTGATCCGCGCTACAACAAGTGGATGCAAGTGGCATCTTTAAACGAGAAACGGACCTTCTTCCACCTAAGTGCCCTCAAAGGACATTTGTATGCAGTCGGAGGTCGGAACGCGGCGGGCGAGCTAG CCACTGTGGAGTGTTACAACCCCAGAATGAACGAGTGGAGCTACGTGGCAAAAATGAACGAGCCCCACTATGGTCACGCTGGAACAGTCTATGGGGGGTTAATGTACATTTCAG GGGGAATCACCCACGATACTTTCCAAAAGGAACTCATGTGCTTTGACCCTGACACAGACAAATGGACTCAGAAAGCTCCCATGACGACAGTCAGAGGTCTGCATTGCATGTGTACTGTAGGAGACAAGCTGTATGTTATTGGTGGCAATCACTTTAGAGGAACAAGTGATTATGATGATGTTCTAAGCTGTGAATATTACTCACCAACTCTAGACCAGTGGACTCCAATTGCCGCCATGTTACGTGGGCAAAGTGATGTCGGGGTTGCTGTCTTTGAAAATAAGATCTATGTTGTTGGAGGATATTCTTGGAATAACCGGTGCATGGTGGAAATAGTTCAGAAGTATGATCCAGAAAAAGATGAGTGGCATAAAGTATTTGACCTTCCAGAATCCCTTGGTGGCATTCGAGCCTGCACTCTCACAGTTTTCCCTCCGGAGGACAACACAGGGTCACCGTCCAGGGAGTCTCCTCTGTCAGCACCTTAG
- the KLHL13 gene encoding kelch-like protein 13 isoform X1 produces MPLKWKTSSPAIWKFPVPVLKTSRSSPLSPAYISLVEEEDPHMKVSLGSSDMGVSAHLQSSKTGTTRFFTSNTHSSVVLQGFDQLRVEGLLCDVTLVPGDGDEVFPVHRAMMASASDYFKAMFTGGMKEQDLMCIKLHGVNKIGLKKIIDFIYTAKLSLNMDNLQDTLEAASFLQILPVLDFCKVFLISGVSLENCVEVGRIANTYNLTEVDKYVNNFILKNFPALLSTGEFVKLPFERLAFVLSSNSLKHCTELELFKAACRWLRYEEPRMEYAAKLMKNIRFPLMTPQDLINYVQTVDFMRTDNTCVNLLLEASNYQMMPYMQPVMQSERTAIRSDSTHLVTLGGVLRQQLVVSKELRMYDEKAHEWKSLAPMDAPRYQHGIAVIGNFLYVVGGQSNYDTKGKTAVDTVFRFDPRYNKWMQVASLNEKRTFFHLSALKGHLYAVGGRNAAGELATVECYNPRMNEWSYVAKMNEPHYGHAGTVYGGLMYISGGITHDTFQKELMCFDPDTDKWTQKAPMTTVRGLHCMCTVGDKLYVIGGNHFRGTSDYDDVLSCEYYSPTLDQWTPIAAMLRGQSDVGVAVFENKIYVVGGYSWNNRCMVEIVQKYDPEKDEWHKVFDLPESLGGIRACTLTVFPPEDNTGSPSRESPLSAP; encoded by the exons ATCCCTGGTGGAAGAGGAGGATCCTCATATGAAAGTGTCTCTTGGCAGCAGCGATATGGGCGTCTCTGCCCACCTGCAGTCTTCGAAGACAGGAACCACCAGATTTTTCACCAGCAATACTCACAGTTCTGTGGTGTTACAG GGCTTTGACCAGCTGCGAGTGGAAGGTTTGCTCTGTGACGTGACGCTCGTTCCTGGAGATGGTGATGAGGTGttccctgtgcacagagcaATGATGGCTTCTGCAAGTGATTACTTCAAGGCCATGTTCACAG GAGGAATGAAGGAACAAGATTTAATGTGCATTAAGCTTCATGGTGTGAACAAAATAGGCCTAAAGAAGATCATTGATTTCATCTATACTGCAAAACTTTCCCTTAACATGGACAACCTTCAGGACACTCTGGAAGCTGCCAGTTTTTTGCAGATTTTACCTGTTTTGGACTTCTGTAAAGTATTTCTTATCTCTGGG GTTTCATTGGAAAACTGTGTTGAGGTTGGGCGAATTGCCAACACATACAATCTCACAGAAGTAGATAAATATGTTAATAATTTCATCCTGAAGAACTTCCCTGCATTATTAAGTACTGGTGAATTTGTGAAACTCCCCTTTGAACGTCTTGCCTTCGTGCTTTCAAGTAATAGCCTTAAGCACTGCACTGAGCTGGAGCTCTTCAAGGCGGCGTGTCGCTGGCTGCGCTACGAGGAGCCCCGCATGGAGTACGCCGCCAAGCTCATGAAGAACATCAGGTTTCCCCTGATGACACCCCAGGATCTTATCAACTACGTTCAGACGGTGGACTTCATGAGGACTGACAACACCTGCGTCAACTTGCTGCTGGAGGCCAGCAACTACCAGATGATGCCGTACATGCAGCCGGTGATGCAGTCGGAGCGGACGGCGATCCGCTCGGACAGCACGCACCTGGTGACGCTGGGGGGggtgctcaggcagcagctggtggtCAGCAAGGAGCTGCGCATGTACGACGAGAAGGCCCACGAGTGGAAGTCCCTGGCGCCCATGGACGCGCCGCGCTACCAGCACGGCATCGCCGTCATCGGCAACTTCCTCTACGTGGTGGGCGGCCAGAGCAACTACGACACCAAGGGCAAGACGGCGGTGGACACGGTCTTCAGGTTTGATCCGCGCTACAACAAGTGGATGCAAGTGGCATCTTTAAACGAGAAACGGACCTTCTTCCACCTAAGTGCCCTCAAAGGACATTTGTATGCAGTCGGAGGTCGGAACGCGGCGGGCGAGCTAG CCACTGTGGAGTGTTACAACCCCAGAATGAACGAGTGGAGCTACGTGGCAAAAATGAACGAGCCCCACTATGGTCACGCTGGAACAGTCTATGGGGGGTTAATGTACATTTCAG GGGGAATCACCCACGATACTTTCCAAAAGGAACTCATGTGCTTTGACCCTGACACAGACAAATGGACTCAGAAAGCTCCCATGACGACAGTCAGAGGTCTGCATTGCATGTGTACTGTAGGAGACAAGCTGTATGTTATTGGTGGCAATCACTTTAGAGGAACAAGTGATTATGATGATGTTCTAAGCTGTGAATATTACTCACCAACTCTAGACCAGTGGACTCCAATTGCCGCCATGTTACGTGGGCAAAGTGATGTCGGGGTTGCTGTCTTTGAAAATAAGATCTATGTTGTTGGAGGATATTCTTGGAATAACCGGTGCATGGTGGAAATAGTTCAGAAGTATGATCCAGAAAAAGATGAGTGGCATAAAGTATTTGACCTTCCAGAATCCCTTGGTGGCATTCGAGCCTGCACTCTCACAGTTTTCCCTCCGGAGGACAACACAGGGTCACCGTCCAGGGAGTCTCCTCTGTCAGCACCTTAG
- the KLHL13 gene encoding kelch-like protein 13 isoform X3, with protein MLRFISHLYCCSSKEECSEDDKCILSRSLVEEEDPHMKVSLGSSDMGVSAHLQSSKTGTTRFFTSNTHSSVVLQGFDQLRVEGLLCDVTLVPGDGDEVFPVHRAMMASASDYFKAMFTGGMKEQDLMCIKLHGVNKIGLKKIIDFIYTAKLSLNMDNLQDTLEAASFLQILPVLDFCKVFLISGVSLENCVEVGRIANTYNLTEVDKYVNNFILKNFPALLSTGEFVKLPFERLAFVLSSNSLKHCTELELFKAACRWLRYEEPRMEYAAKLMKNIRFPLMTPQDLINYVQTVDFMRTDNTCVNLLLEASNYQMMPYMQPVMQSERTAIRSDSTHLVTLGGVLRQQLVVSKELRMYDEKAHEWKSLAPMDAPRYQHGIAVIGNFLYVVGGQSNYDTKGKTAVDTVFRFDPRYNKWMQVASLNEKRTFFHLSALKGHLYAVGGRNAAGELATVECYNPRMNEWSYVAKMNEPHYGHAGTVYGGLMYISGGITHDTFQKELMCFDPDTDKWTQKAPMTTVRGLHCMCTVGDKLYVIGGNHFRGTSDYDDVLSCEYYSPTLDQWTPIAAMLRGQSDVGVAVFENKIYVVGGYSWNNRCMVEIVQKYDPEKDEWHKVFDLPESLGGIRACTLTVFPPEDNTGSPSRESPLSAP; from the exons ATCCCTGGTGGAAGAGGAGGATCCTCATATGAAAGTGTCTCTTGGCAGCAGCGATATGGGCGTCTCTGCCCACCTGCAGTCTTCGAAGACAGGAACCACCAGATTTTTCACCAGCAATACTCACAGTTCTGTGGTGTTACAG GGCTTTGACCAGCTGCGAGTGGAAGGTTTGCTCTGTGACGTGACGCTCGTTCCTGGAGATGGTGATGAGGTGttccctgtgcacagagcaATGATGGCTTCTGCAAGTGATTACTTCAAGGCCATGTTCACAG GAGGAATGAAGGAACAAGATTTAATGTGCATTAAGCTTCATGGTGTGAACAAAATAGGCCTAAAGAAGATCATTGATTTCATCTATACTGCAAAACTTTCCCTTAACATGGACAACCTTCAGGACACTCTGGAAGCTGCCAGTTTTTTGCAGATTTTACCTGTTTTGGACTTCTGTAAAGTATTTCTTATCTCTGGG GTTTCATTGGAAAACTGTGTTGAGGTTGGGCGAATTGCCAACACATACAATCTCACAGAAGTAGATAAATATGTTAATAATTTCATCCTGAAGAACTTCCCTGCATTATTAAGTACTGGTGAATTTGTGAAACTCCCCTTTGAACGTCTTGCCTTCGTGCTTTCAAGTAATAGCCTTAAGCACTGCACTGAGCTGGAGCTCTTCAAGGCGGCGTGTCGCTGGCTGCGCTACGAGGAGCCCCGCATGGAGTACGCCGCCAAGCTCATGAAGAACATCAGGTTTCCCCTGATGACACCCCAGGATCTTATCAACTACGTTCAGACGGTGGACTTCATGAGGACTGACAACACCTGCGTCAACTTGCTGCTGGAGGCCAGCAACTACCAGATGATGCCGTACATGCAGCCGGTGATGCAGTCGGAGCGGACGGCGATCCGCTCGGACAGCACGCACCTGGTGACGCTGGGGGGggtgctcaggcagcagctggtggtCAGCAAGGAGCTGCGCATGTACGACGAGAAGGCCCACGAGTGGAAGTCCCTGGCGCCCATGGACGCGCCGCGCTACCAGCACGGCATCGCCGTCATCGGCAACTTCCTCTACGTGGTGGGCGGCCAGAGCAACTACGACACCAAGGGCAAGACGGCGGTGGACACGGTCTTCAGGTTTGATCCGCGCTACAACAAGTGGATGCAAGTGGCATCTTTAAACGAGAAACGGACCTTCTTCCACCTAAGTGCCCTCAAAGGACATTTGTATGCAGTCGGAGGTCGGAACGCGGCGGGCGAGCTAG CCACTGTGGAGTGTTACAACCCCAGAATGAACGAGTGGAGCTACGTGGCAAAAATGAACGAGCCCCACTATGGTCACGCTGGAACAGTCTATGGGGGGTTAATGTACATTTCAG GGGGAATCACCCACGATACTTTCCAAAAGGAACTCATGTGCTTTGACCCTGACACAGACAAATGGACTCAGAAAGCTCCCATGACGACAGTCAGAGGTCTGCATTGCATGTGTACTGTAGGAGACAAGCTGTATGTTATTGGTGGCAATCACTTTAGAGGAACAAGTGATTATGATGATGTTCTAAGCTGTGAATATTACTCACCAACTCTAGACCAGTGGACTCCAATTGCCGCCATGTTACGTGGGCAAAGTGATGTCGGGGTTGCTGTCTTTGAAAATAAGATCTATGTTGTTGGAGGATATTCTTGGAATAACCGGTGCATGGTGGAAATAGTTCAGAAGTATGATCCAGAAAAAGATGAGTGGCATAAAGTATTTGACCTTCCAGAATCCCTTGGTGGCATTCGAGCCTGCACTCTCACAGTTTTCCCTCCGGAGGACAACACAGGGTCACCGTCCAGGGAGTCTCCTCTGTCAGCACCTTAG